A genomic region of Paramormyrops kingsleyae isolate MSU_618 chromosome 19, PKINGS_0.4, whole genome shotgun sequence contains the following coding sequences:
- the ube2j1 gene encoding ubiquitin-conjugating enzyme E2 J1 isoform X3: MKEAAELREPTEHYHAQPLEDNLFEWHFSVRGPPDSDFDGGVYHGRIVLPPEYPMKPPSIILLTPNGRFEVGKKICLSISGHHPETWQPSWSIRTALIAIIGFMPTKGEGAIGSLDYTPEERRALAKKSQDFCCDACGCTMRTALLSLTANSNASLGDQQATELARQINFKAESSTSSKPSASQAAASETPEASASEAWEVSAAAASTEQVRDKRSPLQPSQGQTADAHQSGEAAAGSRPLSPRQRRAAQHQSQQPQPARRPAFPFPAATRPPQEAGHAGSAVLIVVLTLALAALIFRRVYLANEYKFDYEL; this comes from the exons ATGAAGGAGGCAGCGGAACTCCGCGAACCGACGGAGCACTACCACGCTCAGCCGCTGGAG GATAACCTGTTTGAGTGGCACTTTTCTGTGCGAGGGCCTCCGGACTCTGACTTCGACGGGGGCGTGTACCATGGCCGCATCGTGCTGCCCCCGGAGTACCCCATGAAGCCGCCAAGCATCATCCTGCTCACG CCCAATGGCAGGTTTGAAGTTGGGAAGAAGATCTGTCTGAGCATATCCGGACACCACCCCGAGACCTGGCAGCCGTCCTGGAGCA TAAGGACCGCTCTAATCGCCATAATCGGATTCATGCCAACTAAAGGGGAAGGAGCTATAGGGTCCCTGGATTATACACCAGAGGAGCGGAGAGCTCTCGCCAAAAA GTCGCAGGATTTCTGCTGCGATGCGTGTGGGTGCACGATGCGAACAGCCCTGCTCTCACTTACCGCCAACAGCAATGCCAGCCTGGGCGACCAGCAGGCCACCGAGCTGGCCAGGCAGATCAACTTCAAG GCGGAGTCCAGCACGTCCAGTAAACCCAGTGCGAGCCAGGCAGCGGCCAGTGAGACCCCGGAAGCCTCTGCCAGTGAAGCGTGGGAAGTCTCAGCTGCAGCAGCATCGACAGAGCAGGTGAGGGACAAGCGAAGCCCCCTGCAGCCCTCACAAGGACAAAcg GCGGACGCCCACCAGAGCGGAGAGGCAGCTGCGGGCAGTCGGCCGCTGAGCCCCCGGCAGCGGCGTGCGGCGCAGCATCAGAGCCAGCAGCCCCAGCCGGCGCGCCGGCCCGCCTTCCCCTTCCCCGCCGCCACACGGCCCCCCCAGGAGGCGGGCCACGCCGGCTCCGCCGTCCTCATCGTGGTGCTGACCCTCGCTCTGGCTGCGCTCATCTTCCGCAGGGTCTACCTGGCCAACGAGTACAAGTTTGACTATGAGCTGTGA
- the ube2j1 gene encoding ubiquitin-conjugating enzyme E2 J1 isoform X2 gives MENKYNLKSPAVKRLMKEAAELREPTEHYHAQPLEDNLFEWHFSVRGPPDSDFDGGVYHGRIVLPPEYPMKPPSIILLTPNGRFEVGKKICLSISGHHPETWQPSWSIRTALIAIIGFMPTKGEGAIGSLDYTPEERRALAKKSQDFCCDACGCTMRTALLSLTANSNASLGDQQATELARQINFKAESSTSSKPSASQAAASETPEASASEAWEVSAAAASTEQADAHQSGEAAAGSRPLSPRQRRAAQHQSQQPQPARRPAFPFPAATRPPQEAGHAGSAVLIVVLTLALAALIFRRVYLANEYKFDYEL, from the exons ATGGAGAATAAGTACAACCTGAAGAGTCCAG CCGTCAAGAGACTGATGAAGGAGGCAGCGGAACTCCGCGAACCGACGGAGCACTACCACGCTCAGCCGCTGGAG GATAACCTGTTTGAGTGGCACTTTTCTGTGCGAGGGCCTCCGGACTCTGACTTCGACGGGGGCGTGTACCATGGCCGCATCGTGCTGCCCCCGGAGTACCCCATGAAGCCGCCAAGCATCATCCTGCTCACG CCCAATGGCAGGTTTGAAGTTGGGAAGAAGATCTGTCTGAGCATATCCGGACACCACCCCGAGACCTGGCAGCCGTCCTGGAGCA TAAGGACCGCTCTAATCGCCATAATCGGATTCATGCCAACTAAAGGGGAAGGAGCTATAGGGTCCCTGGATTATACACCAGAGGAGCGGAGAGCTCTCGCCAAAAA GTCGCAGGATTTCTGCTGCGATGCGTGTGGGTGCACGATGCGAACAGCCCTGCTCTCACTTACCGCCAACAGCAATGCCAGCCTGGGCGACCAGCAGGCCACCGAGCTGGCCAGGCAGATCAACTTCAAG GCGGAGTCCAGCACGTCCAGTAAACCCAGTGCGAGCCAGGCAGCGGCCAGTGAGACCCCGGAAGCCTCTGCCAGTGAAGCGTGGGAAGTCTCAGCTGCAGCAGCATCGACAGAGCAG GCGGACGCCCACCAGAGCGGAGAGGCAGCTGCGGGCAGTCGGCCGCTGAGCCCCCGGCAGCGGCGTGCGGCGCAGCATCAGAGCCAGCAGCCCCAGCCGGCGCGCCGGCCCGCCTTCCCCTTCCCCGCCGCCACACGGCCCCCCCAGGAGGCGGGCCACGCCGGCTCCGCCGTCCTCATCGTGGTGCTGACCCTCGCTCTGGCTGCGCTCATCTTCCGCAGGGTCTACCTGGCCAACGAGTACAAGTTTGACTATGAGCTGTGA
- the LOC111843043 gene encoding gamma-aminobutyric acid receptor subunit rho-2-like isoform X1, translating to MQYFLRSLFLVLFLVHICECRQESRWTGQAGLHKRGARLSRSGDATKTRKIRTEQLLRIDDHDFTMRPAFAGPAVPVGVDVQVESLDSISEVDMDFTMTLYLRHYWKDDRLAFPSTTNKSMTFDSRLVKKIWVPDVFFVHSKRSFIHDTTTDNIMLRVFPDGHVLYSVRVTVTAACNMDFSRFPLDSQTCTLELESYAYTDEDLMLYWKSGDDSLSTDDRISLSQFLIQKFHTTSRLAFYSSTGWYNRLYISFTLRRHIFFFLLQTYFPATLMVMLSWVSFWIDRLAVPARVSLGITTVLTMSTIITGVNASMPKVSYIKAVDIYLWVSFVFVFLSVLEYAAVNYLTTVQNGREQKLRAKAKEQSLPCTCGLSHARAVMLDGTYSEVDTSSLASYTQPPDEVLEKQERMVVHLSVDRESTTTAGKKKGQRALGLIQNTHAIDTYSRMIFPGAYVIFNLIYWSVYC from the exons ATGCAATATTTCCTTCGCTCACTGTTTTTAGTGTTGTTCCTGGTACATATCTGTGAGTGCCGTCAGGAAAGCAGATGGACCGGGCAGGCGGGACTTCACAAGCGGGGCGC CCGATTGTCAAGGTCTGGCGATGCCACCAAAACACGCAAGATAAGGACTGAGCAGCTGCTGCGGATCGACGATCACGATTTTACCATGAGACCGGCCTTTGCAG GACCGGCAGTCCCCGTGGGGGTGGACGTTCAGGTAGAAAGCCTCGACAGCATCTCCGAAGTGGACATG GActtcaccatgaccctgtaccTGCGGCACTACTGGAAAGACGACCGCCTGGCCTTTCCCAGCACCACCAACAAGAGTATGACATTCGATAGCCGACTGGTGAAGAAGATCTGGGTGCCTGATGTCTTTTTTGTTCACTCTAAGAGGTCCTTCATCCATGACACTACCACAGACAACATCATGCTCAGGGTGTTTCCTGATGGACACGTACTGTACAGTGTGAG GGTCACTGTGACAGCTGCATGCAACATGGATTTCAGTCGCTTCCCACTGGACTCACAGACATGCACCTTGGAACTGGAAAGCT ATGCCTACACTGACGAGGACCTCATGCTCTACTGGAAGAGCGGAGACGACTCCCTGAGCACCGATGACAGGATCTCTTTGTCTCAGTTCCTTATTCAGAAGTTTCACACAACCTCCAGGCTCGCTTTCTATAGCAGCACAG GCTGGTACAATCGGCTGTACATCAGCTTCACCCTGCGTCGCCACATCTTCTTCTTCCTGCTGCAGACCTACTTCCCGGCCACGCTGATGGTCATGCTCTCCTGGGTGTCCTTCTGGATCGACCGCTTGGCCGTCCCTGCCAGGGTCTCCCTCG GCATCACCACGGTGCTCACCATGTCCACCATCATCACCGGAGTCAACGCCTCCATGCCGAAGGTCTCCTACATCAAAGCCGTCGACATTTACCTGTGGGTCAGCTTCGTCTTCGTCTTCCTCTCCGTTCTGGAGTACGCTGCAGTGAACTACCTGACCACTGTGCAGAACGGGAGAGAGCAGAAGCTTCGGGCAAAGGCCAAAGAGCAG TCCCTGCCATGCACCTGCGGCCTGTCCCACGCTCGGGCCGTGATGCTGGACGGGACATACAGTGAGGTGGACACCAGCAGTCTGGCCAGCTACACGCAGCCTCCCGACGAGGTGCTGGAGAAACAGGAGCGCATGGTGGTGCATCTATCTGTCGACAGGGAGTCAACAACCACTGCGGGCAAGAAGAAGGGCCAGCGGGCTCTCGGCCTCATCCAGAACACCCACGCCATCGACACCTACTCCCGCATGATCTTCCCAGGGGCCTACGTCATCTTCAACCTCATCTACTGGTCCGTTTACTGCTGA
- the LOC111843043 gene encoding gamma-aminobutyric acid receptor subunit rho-2-like isoform X2, whose protein sequence is MAPHVVGSSPLNAAAVVLELSRLSRSGDATKTRKIRTEQLLRIDDHDFTMRPAFAGPAVPVGVDVQVESLDSISEVDMDFTMTLYLRHYWKDDRLAFPSTTNKSMTFDSRLVKKIWVPDVFFVHSKRSFIHDTTTDNIMLRVFPDGHVLYSVRVTVTAACNMDFSRFPLDSQTCTLELESYAYTDEDLMLYWKSGDDSLSTDDRISLSQFLIQKFHTTSRLAFYSSTGWYNRLYISFTLRRHIFFFLLQTYFPATLMVMLSWVSFWIDRLAVPARVSLGITTVLTMSTIITGVNASMPKVSYIKAVDIYLWVSFVFVFLSVLEYAAVNYLTTVQNGREQKLRAKAKEQSLPCTCGLSHARAVMLDGTYSEVDTSSLASYTQPPDEVLEKQERMVVHLSVDRESTTTAGKKKGQRALGLIQNTHAIDTYSRMIFPGAYVIFNLIYWSVYC, encoded by the exons ATGGCTCCGCATGTAGTGGGTTCGAGTCCCCTTAATGCTGCTGCTGTGGTTCTGGAGTTGAG CCGATTGTCAAGGTCTGGCGATGCCACCAAAACACGCAAGATAAGGACTGAGCAGCTGCTGCGGATCGACGATCACGATTTTACCATGAGACCGGCCTTTGCAG GACCGGCAGTCCCCGTGGGGGTGGACGTTCAGGTAGAAAGCCTCGACAGCATCTCCGAAGTGGACATG GActtcaccatgaccctgtaccTGCGGCACTACTGGAAAGACGACCGCCTGGCCTTTCCCAGCACCACCAACAAGAGTATGACATTCGATAGCCGACTGGTGAAGAAGATCTGGGTGCCTGATGTCTTTTTTGTTCACTCTAAGAGGTCCTTCATCCATGACACTACCACAGACAACATCATGCTCAGGGTGTTTCCTGATGGACACGTACTGTACAGTGTGAG GGTCACTGTGACAGCTGCATGCAACATGGATTTCAGTCGCTTCCCACTGGACTCACAGACATGCACCTTGGAACTGGAAAGCT ATGCCTACACTGACGAGGACCTCATGCTCTACTGGAAGAGCGGAGACGACTCCCTGAGCACCGATGACAGGATCTCTTTGTCTCAGTTCCTTATTCAGAAGTTTCACACAACCTCCAGGCTCGCTTTCTATAGCAGCACAG GCTGGTACAATCGGCTGTACATCAGCTTCACCCTGCGTCGCCACATCTTCTTCTTCCTGCTGCAGACCTACTTCCCGGCCACGCTGATGGTCATGCTCTCCTGGGTGTCCTTCTGGATCGACCGCTTGGCCGTCCCTGCCAGGGTCTCCCTCG GCATCACCACGGTGCTCACCATGTCCACCATCATCACCGGAGTCAACGCCTCCATGCCGAAGGTCTCCTACATCAAAGCCGTCGACATTTACCTGTGGGTCAGCTTCGTCTTCGTCTTCCTCTCCGTTCTGGAGTACGCTGCAGTGAACTACCTGACCACTGTGCAGAACGGGAGAGAGCAGAAGCTTCGGGCAAAGGCCAAAGAGCAG TCCCTGCCATGCACCTGCGGCCTGTCCCACGCTCGGGCCGTGATGCTGGACGGGACATACAGTGAGGTGGACACCAGCAGTCTGGCCAGCTACACGCAGCCTCCCGACGAGGTGCTGGAGAAACAGGAGCGCATGGTGGTGCATCTATCTGTCGACAGGGAGTCAACAACCACTGCGGGCAAGAAGAAGGGCCAGCGGGCTCTCGGCCTCATCCAGAACACCCACGCCATCGACACCTACTCCCGCATGATCTTCCCAGGGGCCTACGTCATCTTCAACCTCATCTACTGGTCCGTTTACTGCTGA
- the ube2j1 gene encoding ubiquitin-conjugating enzyme E2 J1 isoform X1, translating to MENKYNLKSPAVKRLMKEAAELREPTEHYHAQPLEDNLFEWHFSVRGPPDSDFDGGVYHGRIVLPPEYPMKPPSIILLTPNGRFEVGKKICLSISGHHPETWQPSWSIRTALIAIIGFMPTKGEGAIGSLDYTPEERRALAKKSQDFCCDACGCTMRTALLSLTANSNASLGDQQATELARQINFKAESSTSSKPSASQAAASETPEASASEAWEVSAAAASTEQVRDKRSPLQPSQGQTADAHQSGEAAAGSRPLSPRQRRAAQHQSQQPQPARRPAFPFPAATRPPQEAGHAGSAVLIVVLTLALAALIFRRVYLANEYKFDYEL from the exons ATGGAGAATAAGTACAACCTGAAGAGTCCAG CCGTCAAGAGACTGATGAAGGAGGCAGCGGAACTCCGCGAACCGACGGAGCACTACCACGCTCAGCCGCTGGAG GATAACCTGTTTGAGTGGCACTTTTCTGTGCGAGGGCCTCCGGACTCTGACTTCGACGGGGGCGTGTACCATGGCCGCATCGTGCTGCCCCCGGAGTACCCCATGAAGCCGCCAAGCATCATCCTGCTCACG CCCAATGGCAGGTTTGAAGTTGGGAAGAAGATCTGTCTGAGCATATCCGGACACCACCCCGAGACCTGGCAGCCGTCCTGGAGCA TAAGGACCGCTCTAATCGCCATAATCGGATTCATGCCAACTAAAGGGGAAGGAGCTATAGGGTCCCTGGATTATACACCAGAGGAGCGGAGAGCTCTCGCCAAAAA GTCGCAGGATTTCTGCTGCGATGCGTGTGGGTGCACGATGCGAACAGCCCTGCTCTCACTTACCGCCAACAGCAATGCCAGCCTGGGCGACCAGCAGGCCACCGAGCTGGCCAGGCAGATCAACTTCAAG GCGGAGTCCAGCACGTCCAGTAAACCCAGTGCGAGCCAGGCAGCGGCCAGTGAGACCCCGGAAGCCTCTGCCAGTGAAGCGTGGGAAGTCTCAGCTGCAGCAGCATCGACAGAGCAGGTGAGGGACAAGCGAAGCCCCCTGCAGCCCTCACAAGGACAAAcg GCGGACGCCCACCAGAGCGGAGAGGCAGCTGCGGGCAGTCGGCCGCTGAGCCCCCGGCAGCGGCGTGCGGCGCAGCATCAGAGCCAGCAGCCCCAGCCGGCGCGCCGGCCCGCCTTCCCCTTCCCCGCCGCCACACGGCCCCCCCAGGAGGCGGGCCACGCCGGCTCCGCCGTCCTCATCGTGGTGCTGACCCTCGCTCTGGCTGCGCTCATCTTCCGCAGGGTCTACCTGGCCAACGAGTACAAGTTTGACTATGAGCTGTGA